A region of Gemmatimonadota bacterium DNA encodes the following proteins:
- a CDS encoding DUF4287 domain-containing protein, with protein sequence MAGSEKVQGPASYFPSIEKKYGHPVAHWFGVLKRAGDLKHMELVALLKSEHGLGHGHANALVAYHLAKR encoded by the coding sequence ATGGCAGGTTCCGAAAAGGTCCAGGGCCCAGCGTCCTACTTCCCGTCCATTGAGAAGAAGTACGGCCATCCAGTGGCCCACTGGTTCGGCGTGCTGAAGCGCGCCGGCGATCTCAAGCACATGGAGCTGGTCGCGCTGCTCAAATCGGAGCACGGCCTCGGGCACGGCCACGCGAATGCGCTGGTCGCGTATCATCTGGCGAAGCGGTAG
- a CDS encoding MFS transporter yields the protein MPPLSPRFVGRRWTLVGLVLAMFLSAIEATVVATALPTIVHDLGGDARYGWVNIAYLLASTVAIPLYGKLADRHGRAPLLYVGLLLFALGSLVSGFAPTFDLLVLGRVIQGAGAGAIQPVTMTIVGDLWEVHERGKVQGIIGAVWGTSGAIGPLLGSLLATTIGWRWIFWINIPFALAAIGIVALAYREPARVRSTVPLDRLGVLCTAVGAFALLLAIEQVATLPMAILSAAAFGALIFVEGRAADPVIPVQILRSPRLGTGIALLGLVGAMMMVVLTWLPLRLIAGGGSIAASAALSPLLLGWPIAASRSPALMIKNGRQATIRLGALLLAIGAIALAGFVSSSAPIWVLAVIMFVMGLGFGLLSTTTVVDAQSTVAHGQRGVVTALGAFSRFLGGAIGVAALGALRGLPGPVAGHGMTWVFVGLAGVGLVTMVVAMGYAHDMHVEVSAAHA from the coding sequence ATGCCCCCGCTTTCCCCCCGTTTCGTCGGTCGCCGCTGGACCCTCGTCGGCCTCGTGCTGGCGATGTTCCTCTCGGCGATCGAGGCCACCGTCGTGGCCACCGCCCTCCCGACCATCGTGCACGACCTGGGCGGTGACGCCCGCTACGGTTGGGTCAACATCGCCTATCTGCTGGCCAGCACGGTCGCGATTCCGCTCTACGGCAAGCTCGCCGATCGGCATGGTCGCGCGCCGCTGCTCTATGTCGGCCTCCTCCTCTTTGCGCTCGGCTCGCTCGTCTCCGGCTTTGCGCCGACCTTCGACCTGCTGGTCCTCGGCCGAGTGATCCAGGGTGCCGGGGCCGGCGCGATCCAGCCGGTCACGATGACGATCGTCGGCGATCTCTGGGAAGTGCACGAGCGCGGCAAGGTGCAGGGGATCATCGGCGCGGTCTGGGGCACGTCCGGCGCGATCGGTCCGCTGCTCGGGTCGCTGCTCGCGACCACCATCGGCTGGCGCTGGATCTTCTGGATCAACATTCCGTTTGCACTCGCGGCGATCGGCATCGTGGCGCTCGCCTATCGCGAGCCCGCACGCGTGCGCAGCACTGTCCCGCTCGACCGACTCGGCGTGCTCTGCACCGCGGTCGGTGCGTTTGCGTTGCTGCTCGCGATCGAGCAGGTCGCGACGCTCCCGATGGCGATCCTCTCTGCGGCAGCGTTCGGTGCGCTGATCTTTGTCGAGGGACGCGCCGCCGATCCGGTCATCCCGGTGCAGATCCTCCGCTCACCGCGCCTCGGCACCGGCATCGCGCTGCTCGGTTTAGTCGGGGCGATGATGATGGTGGTGCTCACTTGGCTGCCGCTGCGGCTGATTGCAGGTGGTGGCTCGATCGCCGCGTCGGCCGCGCTCTCGCCGCTGCTGCTGGGCTGGCCGATCGCGGCGAGCCGGTCGCCGGCGTTGATGATCAAGAACGGCCGGCAAGCGACCATCCGGCTGGGCGCGCTGCTGCTCGCGATCGGGGCGATCGCACTCGCGGGCTTCGTCTCGAGCAGCGCACCGATCTGGGTGCTCGCAGTGATCATGTTCGTGATGGGCCTGGGCTTCGGCCTCCTCTCGACGACGACGGTGGTCGATGCGCAATCGACCGTCGCGCACGGCCAGCGCGGCGTCGTCACCGCACTCGGCGCCTTCTCACGCTTCCTGGGCGGTGCGATCGGTGTCGCCGCCCTCGGCGCGCTGCGCGGACTCCCTGGCCCGGTGGCCGGGCACGGGATGACGTGGGTGTTTGTCGGGCTGGCGGGGGTCGGGCTGGTGACGATGGTGGTGGCGATGGGTTATGCGCATGACATGCATGTCGAGGTTTCAGCCGCGCATGCTTGA
- a CDS encoding DUF2892 domain-containing protein: MPCNESPLFRGIRVVAGLAMLYLGWTHTVTGTAGTVLQWLGFVPLLTGLTGFCPLYTALGINRCGPKVA, translated from the coding sequence ATGCCCTGCAATGAATCCCCCCTGTTCCGCGGGATCCGTGTCGTCGCCGGCCTCGCCATGCTCTACCTCGGCTGGACCCACACTGTCACCGGGACCGCCGGGACCGTGCTGCAGTGGCTCGGCTTCGTCCCCCTGCTGACCGGGCTGACCGGCTTCTGCCCCCTCTACACCGCCCTGGGCATCAACCGCTGCGGGCCGAAGGTGGCGTAG
- a CDS encoding ribbon-helix-helix protein, CopG family: protein MKTAISLPDALFRAADQLAKRARKSRSQLYADALTEYLTRHAPDEVTEAMNRVVDQLGAGAIDPFIEAASRRTLEQSEW from the coding sequence ATGAAAACGGCGATCTCCCTTCCGGACGCACTGTTCCGCGCGGCCGACCAGCTGGCAAAGCGCGCGCGCAAATCCCGCAGCCAGCTGTACGCTGACGCGTTGACGGAATATCTGACCCGGCACGCCCCGGATGAGGTGACCGAGGCGATGAACCGCGTGGTCGACCAGCTCGGCGCGGGCGCCATCGACCCGTTCATCGAGGCCGCGAGCCGACGCACGCTCGAGCAGAGCGAGTGGTAG
- a CDS encoding type II toxin-antitoxin system PemK/MazF family toxin, translating into MVAVAQGDVWWAELPDPVGSGPGFRRPVVVVQGNSLNRSKLPTVVCIPLTSNLTWAEAPGNTPLSAKSTGLPKASVANATLILALDRAVLTERAGKLTAKQVEQILQEVDVVLGR; encoded by the coding sequence GTGGTAGCCGTCGCGCAGGGCGATGTCTGGTGGGCGGAACTGCCTGACCCGGTCGGTTCGGGACCGGGCTTTCGTCGACCAGTCGTCGTCGTGCAGGGCAACTCGCTCAACCGAAGCAAGCTCCCGACGGTGGTCTGCATCCCACTGACGAGCAACCTGACCTGGGCAGAGGCGCCGGGGAACACGCCGTTGTCCGCCAAGTCGACCGGCCTGCCCAAGGCCTCGGTCGCCAACGCCACCCTGATCTTGGCACTGGATCGTGCCGTGCTGACGGAGAGGGCCGGGAAGCTCACGGCGAAGCAGGTGGAGCAGATTCTTCAGGAAGTCGACGTGGTGCTGGGGCGGTAG
- a CDS encoding cytochrome c oxidase assembly protein, translating into MQWWCAATGLPWSWQWQWYPGVNLALLLLAYAWWQLGVRQQWTRRPWGWFCTAWIALLVTLDWPVGKLGAGYLASVHTFQFLMLTLLVGPALLRSIPEEGWLAFAPVGSSRHRLLSTMAKAIPGLACYNLIVVTSHLPAVVDPAMQSQLGSFLIDCSWLAAGLFLWWPLVAPKAFKQLGTFGKMGYLFGATIIPTIPAMMMVFSDWPMYALYELAPRVDVRFSANDDIMLAGLTMKLLGDIPLWIALAVVFFRGTAERDTVDA; encoded by the coding sequence ATGCAGTGGTGGTGTGCGGCGACCGGGTTGCCGTGGAGCTGGCAGTGGCAATGGTATCCAGGGGTGAACCTCGCGCTGCTGCTGCTCGCGTACGCGTGGTGGCAGCTCGGCGTGCGGCAGCAGTGGACGCGCCGTCCGTGGGGGTGGTTCTGCACGGCGTGGATCGCGCTGCTCGTCACGCTCGACTGGCCGGTCGGCAAACTCGGCGCGGGGTATCTCGCCTCGGTGCACACCTTCCAGTTCCTGATGCTCACCCTGCTGGTGGGGCCGGCGCTGCTGCGCTCGATCCCCGAGGAAGGGTGGCTCGCGTTTGCGCCGGTGGGCTCGAGTCGTCACCGGCTGCTGAGCACGATGGCGAAGGCGATTCCCGGGCTGGCCTGCTACAACCTGATCGTGGTGACGAGCCACCTCCCCGCCGTCGTCGACCCGGCGATGCAGTCGCAGCTCGGCTCGTTCCTGATCGATTGCAGCTGGCTGGCGGCGGGGCTCTTCCTCTGGTGGCCGCTGGTGGCGCCGAAGGCGTTCAAGCAGCTCGGCACCTTCGGCAAGATGGGCTACCTCTTCGGCGCGACGATCATCCCGACGATTCCGGCGATGATGATGGTCTTCTCCGACTGGCCGATGTACGCGCTGTATGAGCTGGCGCCGCGCGTCGACGTCCGCTTCTCCGCCAACGACGACATCATGCTCGCCGGCCTCACGATGAAGCTGCTCGGCGACATTCCGCTCTGGATCGCGCTGGCCGTGGTCTTTTTCCGGGGCACGGCAGAGCGGGATACCGTCGATGCATAA
- a CDS encoding copper chaperone PCu(A)C — protein MTSARLLLLLICTTACGAAEGPLRVSRLEVSVAPVGAVAASGYLVLRNAGESADTLDRVTTPAADSVTLHESMDHGDGQVMMMPLTWIAVPAGDSVVFAMGGHHLMLEHFPTPLAVGADVVLTFHFRSGLTIEQSTTVRAVGGKE, from the coding sequence ATGACCTCCGCGCGCCTGCTCCTGCTGCTCATCTGCACCACCGCCTGCGGCGCGGCGGAGGGTCCGCTCAGGGTGTCGCGGCTCGAGGTGAGTGTGGCGCCGGTCGGTGCGGTGGCCGCGTCGGGGTATCTGGTGTTGCGGAATGCTGGCGAGTCGGCCGACACGCTCGATCGGGTGACGACGCCCGCTGCCGATTCGGTGACGCTGCACGAATCGATGGATCATGGCGACGGCCAGGTGATGATGATGCCGCTGACGTGGATCGCGGTGCCGGCGGGTGACTCGGTGGTCTTCGCCATGGGCGGGCATCATCTGATGCTGGAGCATTTCCCGACGCCCCTCGCGGTAGGTGCCGACGTGGTGCTGACGTTCCACTTCCGCAGTGGGCTGACGATTGAGCAGTCGACCACCGTGCGCGCAGTGGGCGGAAAGGAGTAG
- a CDS encoding SCO family protein — protein sequence MRRAWSVLLAVGVLACGEKIDRELSPGGFIGAEVVTPRPMPNVVLTDAKGAPYNLAEQTRGTVTLLFFGYMHCPDVCPVHLANIAAVLDKLPEEVSRQIKVVFVTVDPARDSMAVLAPWVAGFDPRFTALTGSDSTIKAAQLAAGLLTAEQDTVTASAAGTYLVGHASQVIAHTRDGLGRVQYPFGTRQRDWAHDLPRLVEYGR from the coding sequence GTGAGGCGGGCGTGGTCGGTGCTGCTCGCCGTGGGCGTGCTGGCTTGCGGCGAGAAGATCGATCGTGAGCTCTCCCCCGGCGGCTTCATCGGCGCCGAGGTGGTCACGCCGCGCCCGATGCCGAACGTGGTCCTCACCGACGCCAAGGGCGCGCCGTACAACCTGGCCGAGCAGACGCGCGGCACGGTGACGCTGCTCTTCTTCGGCTACATGCATTGCCCCGATGTCTGTCCGGTGCACCTCGCCAACATCGCGGCGGTGCTCGACAAGCTGCCCGAAGAGGTCTCGCGCCAGATCAAGGTCGTCTTCGTGACGGTCGATCCGGCGCGCGACTCGATGGCGGTGCTGGCGCCGTGGGTGGCGGGCTTCGACCCGCGCTTCACTGCGCTCACCGGCAGCGACTCCACCATCAAGGCGGCGCAACTCGCCGCCGGATTGCTGACGGCCGAGCAGGACACGGTGACGGCGAGTGCCGCGGGGACGTACCTGGTGGGGCACGCCTCGCAGGTGATCGCGCACACGCGCGACGGCCTCGGCCGGGTGCAGTATCCGTTCGGGACCAGGCAGCGGGATTGGGCGCATGACTTGCCGAGGCTGGTGGAGTATGGCCGATGA
- a CDS encoding copper resistance protein CopC produces the protein MLSKVVAVVIGAVVAPAALLFHTELKSSIPERDSTVKGPPREVVLTFTGKVNPKLSSITILRPDSSNVMSLVIDTKAAGKELHAPVTRPIPPGRYVVRWKTAAADGHVVRGAYSFSVDFVE, from the coding sequence ATGTTGTCCAAGGTTGTCGCGGTGGTGATCGGTGCGGTGGTCGCGCCGGCAGCGCTGCTGTTTCACACTGAACTGAAGAGCTCCATCCCCGAGCGCGATTCCACCGTGAAGGGGCCGCCGCGTGAGGTCGTCCTGACCTTCACCGGCAAGGTGAATCCGAAGCTGTCGTCGATCACCATCCTGCGTCCCGATTCCAGCAACGTGATGTCGCTGGTGATCGACACCAAGGCGGCCGGCAAGGAGCTCCACGCACCGGTGACCCGGCCGATCCCGCCGGGGCGGTACGTCGTGCGCTGGAAGACCGCCGCGGCCGACGGCCACGTGGTCCGCGGCGCCTACAGCTTCTCGGTCGACTTCGTCGAGTGA